From the genome of Magnetococcales bacterium:
GTGGATCATCGTCGGCGGGCTTGTGGCCCTTCTGGGCCTTCTGATCGCGGCGCTGTTCCCGGAGAGTTTCCGTTCGACCCCGGTGGTCGACGCCGCTCCGGCTGCCTCGCAACCCGTCAGCAATGCCTTGTTGACACCACCGGGACAGGAGGCGCTGCGCATGATTCCCGTGGCGGCTCCCGCCCGCCCGGCGGACGGCGGCGGCACGCAAAACGGACTGGTTCTGTTGCAACAGGCCCCGCGAGTCACCTTTCGCGGCAAAGTGCAGCAGCTTTCCGAACAGCCACAAAGCGACGGCCAGCTGCATGTCTGGCTTACCGACCCGGTGGGAGGCGAAACCCGCATCTCCGTGGGGCCCGGCTGGTTTCTCAAGTATCTCGGCTGCCCGCTGGCCCACGACATCTTCCTGGAGGGCTCGGGCTTCACCTTTGAAAAGGGAGGGCGCTCTCCCCTGGTCTATGCCAAACGCATCCGCATGAACGGCAAGATCTGCGAACTGCGCAACGACGAGGGATTCGCCCTGTGGTCCAACAAACTGCAATAGCGCCGACATGAGCGGACCCAAAGCGAACTTTTCCCAGGGACTGGCTCTGCTGGGGGTGATCGGGTTGATCGCCTTCATCGCCTTTGGCCTGTGGGGTTCCGGGTGGTGGAACCAGTTGCGGTCGAGCGCCGAAACGGGCCAAACACCCGGTGAGGTTCAGGGGGAGGTTTTCGGCGCCATGCCCAAACCCACCCAACCGTCGTTGCGGCAACCGGTGCTGGAGCTGGTCTCCCCCCCCTCGAACCTGCGAAGGATGCTGATCAAGCGTATCCCCACCATCGATCCCGGCGCCCGCATGCCCCATCCCTCCTGGGGCCCCTGCACCAACTGCCACCTGATCCGCGGCGGACCTCCCCCCGGATCCCAGCCGGCAACCCCGGTGGCCAAAGTCTGGGAGCAGGTTTCACGCTACCACAAGGTGGGGCCGCCCATTATGCCGAATTCACCCCGGCCCCACCCGCCCTCCGGGCGCTGTATCAAATGTCACGACATTTTGGTGTACGTTCAAACCAAATAATCCGTTGAGGAGAGACCGAAATGGCGCAACAAGCAGGGTCCGAGAACGAGGGATTCCAGAATCGCATCACCATCATGGAAGGGCTTCTGAAAAAGGTGGTGGAAGTCCATCTCTCCACGGCAACCCATGTCAAAAGCCTCGATGAGAAGCTCAACAAGCTGGAACTGACGGCGACCACGATCTCCAATTTCGTGCGCAAGATGGATGCGATGAACGACGGTCAGGCCGCCGCAGCCACGGCCAAGGGTGTCATCTCCGAGGAGATGAAAAAAGGCCTCGCCGAGGTGCGGCAGGAGGTCTCCCTCATCCACGGCACACTGGACAATCTGGCGGAAAAGATGGGTGGACCAAGCCTGGACACGGTCTCTTTGGCAAAAGAGGTCGCCGGTATCCGCGCCACCCTGGACAAGTTGATGCAGATGATGGGCGAGCCCAGACAGACCGGCGTGGACGGCCCCGTGGCCGAAAAACTGGATGCACTCTCCCGGGTTCCCGAAATGATGGATAAATTCGGCACCCAGCAGAGTTCCCTCATGCAGGCCATGGAAAAACGCATCGACCCCCGGGTGATGATCTATCTGAAGCCCCTGATCGAGATGCTCGAAGAAGAGGGGCGCCAGGCCGAAGAGATGAAAAACCGCGCCCTGCAACAACTCAACGAGCTGTTGAGCGGCCAGCACGGCGGCACCAATCGGGAGATCTCCCAAACCCTCAACCAGGTCGGTGAAGAGATCGAGAAGTGCCAGGCCGCCTTCGAACGCACCCAGCAGGCGTTGCAGATCGTGGTCACCCCCTTCCAGAACGTGGGACGCCTCTTCCGGGGCAACCTGGAAACCATCGTCCAGGCCCACGACCTGATGGCCCAGTTGCATGCCGATCTGCCCCGCTTTCTGGAAGAGATGAAAACCATGCAGGCGGAATATGTGAAA
Proteins encoded in this window:
- a CDS encoding magnetochrome domain-containing protein, yielding MSGPKANFSQGLALLGVIGLIAFIAFGLWGSGWWNQLRSSAETGQTPGEVQGEVFGAMPKPTQPSLRQPVLELVSPPSNLRRMLIKRIPTIDPGARMPHPSWGPCTNCHLIRGGPPPGSQPATPVAKVWEQVSRYHKVGPPIMPNSPRPHPPSGRCIKCHDILVYVQTK